The genomic interval GCGTTGGTGGGAAACCCCTATTGATGAGCATAATCTGCAGGAGCTGCTTCAAATGGATTCAGCAGTTGATGATCTGCACCAAATTTTTCTGGCCAAGCTCAATGAAAgggctgctgctgctgctgtctCTTCCCCCGTGGCACCTTCCTTGTATTTTCATCATAAATAATATACCTCATTTTCCATTTGGTTTGGCATTTGTCTATAAAATATCTGAGGTTGCGGGTCCAAATGATTAACTGGATAATGCTTAGAAACTACCAATCGTAAATGCCTATGATATAATTTGAGAATGCAAGTTATTGTTGTGCCTAAAAATGTGATATGGCTTGGTGAGCATCATTAGCAGCAATATTCAAAGTAATCTGTCAATTTGTCCAAGTAATTTACTTGTTCATGCTTGGTGAACTAGATTTACTTTCAAAACCCCAACTTTCCAAATACATCATCGAGCCAGCTATTCAAACCATGTTTATAATCACAAGTAGATAAATAAACCCTCAAGGAAGTAGGTAgctacaaatatttttaatttcctcaatttgaaatttgattaaaaacaaagataaaCGATTTTGGTGGGCGATCAAATGATATGAACGTATATGTAAGGTTTCGATGGAGATAAAAATCcctttccattaaatatttacGCCTACCCCAAGTATTTCTTATCGAACTCGGGTGATCGGGTACAAAGTGAATTCATGGCCAATTGTATTATGCCCATGAGACGTATGGTTCCACATAATTGTTTGTGACATAgagtaataaatattttgaacgtaaaatcttaacaaaaaaattcacaacTATTCAGGTAAAATAGAActatataaaaagaattaggTGAACTTCAATTCATTCCCTCGATAGAATGACAATCTTTAATATATTTCGAAAAAGTGTGAAAACCTCTATTtaccttaattttaattcaaaagatGATAGAAAATAGGGGGCGCTTTGAttgggtgtgtgtgtgtctatatatatatatatagaaaaattttcaatctaaaaTTCTAAAGTATGAAAAAGTCCgagaaagttttaaaaccctatagttttataatgttaatttCACAATGTTTTAAAACTGTACAGTTTTGAAGCTTTCCTGAACTTTTCCACACTTTAAGATCCCTGACCAAaaaactattatatatatatgtgtgtgtgtgtgtgtgtgtgtgtgtggtaAATGCcgataaattgatattttcacACTTTTATAGAGTAGATTGAAGATCGTCATTTTAAGTAGGtggtaaattaaatattctcCCCCTAGGTAGGGGTAAATTGAAGATATATTTACAAGATTATCGTTCTAAAGAATTTAACATAGCAAAATGGAATTGCGATTATGGCACGTTTATTGAACAAGCATTTGGAGTATGATAGGATGACGTGATCGTAGTCCTAGCAgcaagagagagaaagaaaagatgcATAAAGTATAAATGCCTTAAAATCTTCATTTCAGAATCAGCCTAAGTTGTTTTCGCACATCTACCATTTGAAGGTCTATCACGTACTCATATagatagataaattaattgatgacAACCAAAAGCTTGCAATTTTTTGCTGTTTTGCCCAGCATAATTTCGGAAAGATTTATTAATTGCTGACAACCAAAAgcctttaaattttaataattactgGAGTGAGTGTGAGGCTAATTAggtaacaaataaaaaaaattcaaatattggtAAAATAGTATCCatatatagaaataattaaggAGTAAACCCACTATTCAAGTATTTATAATTACCGATATACCCAAATTGCAGATTGGCAATATCCCCACCATTTTAAACAcccaatatatatttttgggtTGGCACCTGTCTGTGGGGATCtgaagttttttaaaatatatgcacTACCTTATTGGGTGTCTAAAATGGTGGGGATATTTCCAATCTGCAACTTGGGTATATCCATCCCATTTTAgataactaattttaaaagactcaaataataaatataaataatttaatcttaataataataatagtaatatttttaatatttacaataattttaaaattttaaattattatatttattttaataatatatttgtatttattatagagattgtaaataaatctttgggttacataaattttacaattaacaaaatatatttaatgtattaataatattaaaattattttatataataattttaaatgactaaaatttttatacacTTATTTTAATGATACATTTCTATTTATTCTGAAATTTACTTTAGTATGGTAAAATATGTCTAACAAAttgtcaaatattaaaatattttttataatattgaaaatatattaaaatgcatatattatttcatttattttaatattataattctagtaaaatatcataaataaatttttggtttgagagaaacaaatggtataatattcaaaaggAAGTGTTGATGTCACTTGTTGAAAACATAGGGGGCTACATTATGCTATCCCAAATATTGTTGTTCTATTGTTGTTCGCTAACTAGGCAAATTGGAGTTAACTTATCTGTAACATGCTTCAATTAATAACCATGAGAACTCCaattagtaatttttaatagaaCATAGTTGTATTTACATTTATGCATATTACGCATTCAAGCGCGTGCATAAGTACGTGTATTTTACGCACTTTTCCCTATAAAGATTTAACATTTTCCTTAAACTCGGGTCAAGcttcaatatttttagtactagcaaaatataagaattatttatttatttagttttattgaAGAGAAGGTGATTGGGTTCATCTTTGTGTGAATTTCTAGGGATTTTGATTGATTAGGTTTTAACATGAAAATCATGATTAAGAATCAAAACAAACAGACACGCTTGCAAATCCAAAAAGCTAGCTAGTGTCAAGTATGTCAAGTTTTCCCTTAATTCTCATTCTTTGTTAACATTTgatattagttatatttttatttttgtcattgatTTTCCTATTTTCCTTTTCAGACTTATTCCCCACGATTTGAAGATGACACTACATTGAGCGATCGACCACTTTTGCAAGGTATGCGAGACTTAATTGTGTCTCTTTTGCCAATCACAGTCTCAATATCTCGTCATCCAATCGACCACATTGCTGACTTCATTATATTGCCCATTCACTTTTGGAGGCATGCACGCCTACATCGACATCGTTCCTATTTCTTCTGGTGTCGATGtgtagaattaaaaaatttgagtctGGTGTTACgtatttattatttccttTATCGCTGGATCACTACCTCCTCACCAGTCACATTATACTGGCCTACCACTTTAAGGACGCATGAACGCCCTCACTGTGCCTCTTTGGTTGGCATCGAATTGTAGTTCTCgacattttaaatttgatggtATCCATTACAACGCTGTTCAGCCACTAAGCTTCATTGACAATATTATGTTGACCTACAACTTCTGGGAGAAATGTGTGCCTGCATCATGATGCTATTTTGCCAATAACAATCTCACTGTTTTGCAGATCTCTAAATCTCATCGCCGGTCATTGCGCCATTCCCAACGATACCAACAGAGCCATTAGCTGTGGTGACGATGTCAcggtactttttttttcaaaattatattacatcattaattattgatttttaataataatatattttatcatttactGATGGCTTAATATcagttaaattgatttttaaaaattatgagtatttaaacaaaaaaaaaaaaaaacatattcaGTAGTTTCATTCGACGTGTAGATTGTCTCTAGTTGAATTCTTAACTCATGCATGTTTcccatgaaaaaaaatcaatagcaGAGGGAAAACACAAGAGAGCACctaatattttctaatatgtaGAATTTACCACAAATTCTTTGTACAAGCTATTTTCTACAAATATTTGTGGTATAACAGTTAAAGGTGATTGGAAATATCCCATGATCCATGTACTTACTAATGTTATTCCACTTCACTTTGTAGAGAAAATAGTTTATGCAAAGAGTTTATGATTCTAGCATTACTTTTAGTAAAATACGGCATATGCGTACATATACATATGTACGACATAAGTTTTTGGTGAACgaaatctttattttcattagtttgttttatattttagctGACAATGAGGTTATTAATTAGTACAGACTAGAGTGACATTTTGATTtgcaaaaatattagatacatttttaaaacttttcccttttttgtCACACATCTATGGCGCATTACTACCATATATAATAAgctcaataaatttttgttggctGCCATTTCCAAAATGAATGTGCTTGcctaatttatgttttatgagCAGTACAGTGGTTTTCATGTGCTTTGATGATATGGTAACTTTCTGGTGAATTTATACGAGGAAAGACACAAAGAATTAGTTAGTAAGGTCATGAATTTATCTATTCCTAGTTGTTACCTCatcctattttctttttataattgttaatgaattaaattctttgGGGTTTTAGGTATCTCATTTAGTAACTTTACACCTTgtattagattttgaaaaacatgGTAAGATAATAAGGTAACAACTTAGTAAGATAAATTCCTTACCTTATACTAATTAATTCTACGCGTCTTTCCTCTTATAAATTCATCCCAAAATGACCATATCGGAGCACGAGAAAATCATtgttcataaaaaagaaactagcCAGATATCATTGATTTTGGAAATGGCAGACAAGAAAACCAAAGGGAGACAAAAGATTGAGATGAAAAAGATTGAGAGTGAGGATGGTAGGTTGATCACGTTCTCAAAACGTAGATCTGGGATCTACAAGAAGGCCAGTGAGCTTGTGACTCTCACGGGCTCTGAGATTGCCATTCTGGTGTTCTCACAGTCTGGAAAGCCTTTCTCATTCGGCCACCCTTCCATTGAAGCTGTTGCAAACCGCTTCGTGGGGTTGAACCAGGCAGCAAATGACAACACTCATCCGCTGGCTGAGGCTCACCGCCAGGTGAGAATTAATGAACTCAATCACCAGCATAATGAGCTGCTTCGCCAATTGGATGAGGAAAAGGAACGGGAGAAGGTGTTGAAGCAGATGAGGAGGGGGAAAGAGACTCAGCCGCGTTGGTGGGAAACTTCAGTTGATGAGCTTAACCATCAGGAGCTGCTTCAAATGGATGCAACAATTGATAATCTGCATAAATCTTTTCTTGCCAAACTCAATGAAAAGACTACTGCAGCCTCTTCCTCTATGGCACCTCCTAtgtatttttatcataaataatatttaatattttccttttgattTGGTATTTGTCTCTAAAATGAGAATGCAACTTACTGTTGTGTCCAAAATTGGATATAAAATGCTAAACAAAACTATCAACCGTGAGAAATAGAATTTTCACCATGACGGCAAATGCCGATGATATAGTTTgagaaaaaaacttaattgatGTGCCCTGGATATAATTAATCTGGTCAGAATCATTAGCAATCATACTCAAGTTGATTTGTCGTGCAAAGTAATTACTAAGTGAATAGTAGTCATACTCAAATCAATATGTCATTgaagtaattattaattgatttgtCTTTTCAACGACATCTTCgagatatttataaatcatgatagaaagtaaataaatacattCCAAAAAAGAACTCGGCCCTCTAGGAAGTCtatctaattttaaatatatttgaaattccTCTACTTGAGTGAGAAATGATCAATGGCACCTTCAAATCACACAAGTTTATGCTACAGATATAAAAAAAcgaacatattgaataactttttattccaaaattaaatgggatttcctttcaaaaagagagagagagagagagaacaagaacaaataagaaaatggAGAGTTGAGCTGAATGAGAAAGAacagtaaaaaaagaaaaaaaaaaggttgagaAGAGAGAATAAGGAAAAAATCATAGAAATTAATGTGCAAAACTTAGTGTTCCgtgtaatttaatatttatataatcttCAATCTTTGATCTAATGGTTTAAAATTCGTGTAAAACCTGTGTAATTTTGAAGGGGTCATTAATCCATcctttgtttgaaatttgattaaaaacaaAGGAATTTAGTGGGTAATCAAAATAGACACAGGTAAACAccaatacacacacacaagtTAGGGatagaaattaatgaaaactaCCTGCTAAACATTAATCCTTGTCTCAAAATTTTACTTGAACTCAGGTGATTGGATTGAAAGCGAAGTCACATCCAATCGAACTCGGCCTATGGGAATTTTTGTTACACATAATTGTTTGTGATGCAAACGAATAATTTGAAACGACCCGTCCCGTACTCCAGGGCGGGTCTATCTAAACTCGTATAATCgaatcaataataattatgatatctaagaattttatcaaaaatttgacaaaatctcccctataaataaaacatcccCAAACCtacaatttacaaaaaatacgctaaaaataattcaatattcaTCCATCCTTCATAACTAACTTCTCAAGTCAACATACCAAATATCACCCAAATcattctaatattaaaatataatggttatccttaattacaaaatataacaaatacaTACAATTCGCAATatctcaaatataaaaatattaaatctacGACTCCTAGCACCATCACGTGGCCACAATTTCAAATCTAACTATCGTTGCTGGGTCAACTAATGTACCTGCAAATCTCCTATGGGgggaaatataataaaaatgaggtgagtataaaactcagtgagctcagtgagtggatagtagtttttgaaaaataaatttatttaaaatgatttaatttttctcaaatcaatttcatcaaaatatcataacttatataaacatattcaattcaaatcaGTCACTGAAATAACTATATTACATAAATCtgaataaaatcaatgaaatcaTAATACTTATAATACCAAAAACTATCATCAAACAAGTACCCAGAGGAATGATCTCATCATATCCGGACCTCGACGGACGGGCAATCAGGGAACCATCATGCCCCGGAGCTACAACGGATAGATAGGGAAATCTCATCTCGTATCTCATGTATCTCAACATCTGTATCTTTGTAATCATCATACTGCATGCATAAGCCCCCAAAAGGTAAAAGCGCCCAAACACACGGCCCAAAGTCTCTATGTGTGTTCAAACAGGCCCCAAATGCCTCTATCTCATCTCATTTGTATCTCTGTATTCATCTCGTATTATCTGTATCTCTGTATCTGGAGGGAAAGGGTATTGTCCAATGATTTTCCAAACAACTTTTTATACACATGTTCATAAACATATAATCACAtctgaaatctcattttctttttatttaacatatcTCAAATCCACTAAATTCTAATACCATGCATTTACTCaaaaatgacaataaaatcattaatcaaactcattcttgataacaataaatatcaacacgtaaataaaaaatcaattgtctagaaaatcattaaatcgaAGCATAAAAAACATGTTGTACTGTATGGTAAAATCAGAATATACtatgaaaataggttttgtatattcTGCTCACAGTGACGAAGTCCAGACTCGGTATCAACAACGTCCGCGGGTTGATTCTCGTTCACGGATCCTCCTAATCAAGGAAACAACATAATCATTCAcagtaaatttgaaatacaacaaattttacataataattcTCAAAACGAATATCTATCCACAATAAACTATTCCCGCATgcacaaaattaccaaaatacccatgcatgccaaaattaccaaaatgcccacaacatcattattttaccaaaattaTCCTCAAAATCTTCAATTACTAAATTGTCCTCAATTCAGATCACGAAATTACCACAATAtcagaaattatgaaattacaCTCGGAGcgtaaaattaccaaaatgtccTTAACGACTTAAATTACTGAATTACCCTCGAAATCTCAAATTACCTCACTGCCTTAAcctaaaattaccaaattatccACTGATtccataaattacaaattcaccCTAAGGTTTTATGAATTTACCGAATTGCCCCTGCCGGTCAACGGTGACCAGACTTCAGTCAACGACGACAGGAAGCTTAGGTCTGATGGTTCAGACCTCGGTGAGTCCAATGGTGCCGGCGGTGACTTACCACGCGCGGCGATGGCGGCGGATCGTGCTCCCAAAGGCCCGAGCTTTCCAAGTGGCCGATCGTCAACAATCCGGCCGTTTCAGGTGGCAAGGTTGGTCGGAAAATGATGATGGTGACGTGAGGAGTAGAACCCAGCTGGAGGCGTGCCCAAACTCCGGCGAAATAGACGGCGATGATGATGGGTTTTTGCCGCGTCTTTTCGAGCTTCGATCGTCGGTATTCTTGCCGTTTTCCGGCAACGAGGACGGCTGGGTTATGACGGCCGGCTTCCAAGCTTCCGACCGGTACCAAGCTCGGCCGGTGAGGTGGCCCGAATCGCGAGATCCGTCTGGGTCAAGGTCACGGGTCGGGTCGGTTTTGCGGGTCAAACCGGatcaatctctctctctccttctcTCTCACGTGCCcctctttctttccttttttgaaAACCAGTCTCCCACTTTCCATTTATAGAAAccagcttcttttttttttttcacttaagcttaatacaaattaagctAATACTAGACCCGTGACGAAAATAAAATCCGACTACCTGAGCTTTTAATCGTGCTCAATTTATCTTGATTTAATGTTgtgacaattttaaaattaatatcgaagaggaaaaattaaatcatacacttaattagtaaaaatcaaaatgcatatgttacataattcttttgaaattaaaatcttaacaAAAAATTCACAACCATTCAAGTAAAGTAGAattatgaagaaattaaaaaagtgaagttaaattaaatttatctcgGAGTACCAATTGTGGTATAGTTATTCGACATGCCATATGAAGTATGATAGAATGACATGATCGTAGCaacaagagagagaaagaacaGATGAAGAAACTAGGAATATATGCttcataaaattacatttcaGAACGATGCATTAGCCTAAGTTGTTTTGCCACATCTACCATTGTAGGTCTATCATCTGCTGATACAGAGAGACAATTGAAGGCCAGCCTTGTGAAAGCTTTCAATTTTTGCTCTTTTGCTGAGCATAATCTTTCTCCAACAATTTCGGGATCCACTATCTCAGTGAACCTACTCttcttaatatattttctcacACGATCAGACAAAAACCACCCATCTTCAGTTTCTCGATCAACCGCCCTCTGTCCAGTCAAGAGCTCAAGTAGCAACATACCAAAACTATAAACATCACACTTCTCATTGCAATCACCTGTTGCAATGTATTCAGGAGGAAGATATCCAAATGTTCCCATCACCCTGCCTCTTATGCGTGTTTCACCCACTGGAACAGATTCAGAGTACGAAAAATCAAACAGTTTGGCAGCAGATTGTCCCTGGAATAAAATATTCGATGGTCTTAAGTTTCTAAAAACAATAGGCCTGGAGAAACCAACATGGAGATATGCAATTCCATAAGCTATCTCCATTGCAATCTTTAACCTCAGTGACCACGTGACAGGTTCAAAATTGGGTTGACGAGGATGATAAATACAATCAGCAAGAGTTCCATACTCAACATATTCAAATACCAAAACAGGATTTTCAGTTTCTAGGCAGCATCCAATCAGCCTTATCACATTCTTGTGATTCATTTGTGATGCAAATACAAtgttattaaaacaaaattcagcTGCATAGTCGGAGTTTACAAATTTCATGATAGAAACAGGATAGTCATGCAGAAAACCCTTGAATAATTCATAGCCCAATCCAGTTGTTATAACTTTCTGTCtgtcataattttttgttgctaTCTTGAGCTCGTTTTCATGGAAACAACGAATAGGGTTGCGTTTATTATCAcaagatttgatcaatttttcaagaaaaactttGCCATTCATCAACATAAATGTCTCCTTATCAGCCTTGCCCAGATGCTTGATCTTTCTAAAAAACGAACTCATCTAATACCTATTCAGAAACCAATGAAATGCTTTCACTGAATTGAAATAAGATAAAACTAGTATAGTAGTACAACTTTTAAATGTTCTATTAAGTTTTCAGGAAAAGGAAATATTTTCATCAGTgacgtttcatgtttaatatgaagtaaagagaaaatatttgattgtttatttcttCTGATTCC from Citrus sinensis cultivar Valencia sweet orange chromosome 9, DVS_A1.0, whole genome shotgun sequence carries:
- the LOC102611946 gene encoding agamous-like MADS-box protein AGL62: MADKKTKGRQKIEMKKIESEDGRLITFSKRRSGIYKKASELVTLTGSEIAILVFSQSGKPFSFGHPSIEAVANRFVGLNQAANDNTHPLAEAHRQVRINELNHQHNELLRQLDEEKEREKVLKQMRRGKETQPRWWETSVDELNHQELLQMDATIDNLHKSFLAKLNEKTTAASSSMAPPMYFYHK
- the LOC127899771 gene encoding non-functional pseudokinase ZED1-like, producing the protein MSSFFRKIKHLGKADKETFMLMNGKVFLEKLIKSCDNKRNPIRCFHENELKIATKNYDRQKVITTGLGYELFKGFLHDYPVSIMKFVNSDYAAEFCFNNIVFASQMNHKNVIRLIGCCLETENPVLVFEYVEYGTLADCIYHPRQPNFEPVTWSLRLKIAMEIAYGIAYLHVGFSRPIVFRNLRPSNILFQGQSAAKLFDFSYSESVPVGETRIRGRVMGTFGYLPPEYIATGDCNEKCDVYSFGMLLLELLTGQRAVDRETEDGWFLSDRVRKYIKKSRFTEIVDPEIVGERLCSAKEQKLKAFTRLAFNCLSVSADDRPTMVDVAKQLRLMHRSEM